The sequence ACAAAGCCTCCCATTCTTCATcgtgtctctctcttttttggtTCCTGAAAACATTTGATCTCAAGATTGTGACGGGTCTGATGATGAAATGAGGTTTGCATGGTTGTGCACTCGTATCATTTCTTGCTCCATCGTTTCCAGGCCATTTACTTTGTTGTGATCTGTTCGTCTCTTCAATTGTCCGTTATATCACAGGTGTAGTTTTTATATACAAATGCTGGAAAAGTATAGCCCTATGAGCGTTACTGACAATTAGATACTGCATTACTGACTGTACAGCCACAAAGCTACTCGTTTACattgaaaaggagaagaaagctGCTGTTCTATTTCCGTTCTTAATTGCCCTTTTATATTCAAGTCCAGACAATTCATCGAAGCAAATTATCTAAGTGCTCAGGATGCTATTTGGACATAGAAGTATACTGTATGGTTCAAGAATTTTATGTAACTGCGCCTTACTGTGAGGTCTCATAGTCGGAGCATAAGTTAATTATGACAGAGAAGGCATATCTCGCCCTTTCATTCACTGATTTTTATGTTCTAGTTTCCGTTTCgtcaatcaaatatttttttttttgtatctgttttttatgttttaagacGCCAAATAAACGCAACCCAAGtttctcagatttttttttttatcgattagTTCTCTTATCcttttatattgtttaagaaatataaaaaaataatcattgagCTGGTTTTATCGTGTCGTGGGGGTTAATCCAGACTCCTGGTAACGACGAGTGCATTTATGGTGCTTGGGATACCGGtataaaatccaaattttcAGGCTAAAGGGAATTTATGGCCCATACCAAAAGCCCACTAAGCAAACGTCGTCGTTCCAAAGAAACCTTTAAAATTGGACATGGTACCTGTATATCAACGTCAAGTGTCCATTCACTACTAACCGTTTTTCTGAAAGTCCGCTGCTCTCACTCTGTCTCCCTCCAAATGCAGAAGTGAAAAAAATCCCTAACTTCTCCACTGCAAACCTGAAAACCTAAATCATCAAATTTGAACCGACTCAACTCTATGGACACTCACTCTCACTTAACTGCACCTAATCGCTCTCGCAGCTCTCAATCTCCGTCTCCTTCGCACTCGGCCTCGGCCTCGGTCTCCGCCTCTGCAACCTCTTCCATCCACAAACGGAAACTCGCTGCGGCTGCGGCGGCGTACGACGACCACTTGCCACCATTTGCTCCGTCTTCTCTCTCCGCAGACACTCGCGACGGCGCTCTCACCTCCAACGACGACCTTGAGAGCATCTCCGCTCGCGGCGCCGACTCTGACTCCGATGACGCTGAAGATTCCGAAACCGTCCTCGACGATGAAGAGGAAGACTTTGACAACGATTCCTCCATGAGAACGTTCACCACAGCCCGCCTCGAGACCACTAACGCCGCTGGCAGCAGCAGCCGGAACACGAAGATCAAAATGGAGAACACGAATGTCAAGATTGAGAATTCTGATAGCGGGAAGGACGGTGGGAACATAGAGACTGGTGCAGTGGGGCCTGCTGCTGCGGGGAGTTCTGGGCCAGGGATTCTGGTGAAGGAGGATTCTGTTAAAATATTTACGGAAAATTTGCAGGCTAGTGGAGCTTATAGCGCGAGAGAAGAGAGTTTGAAGAGAGAGGTATGGTTTATAGTTCTTTGAGATTCTTGACTACCGTGCATATTTCCAAGTTCATTGTTTGCAATTGTTTACTAGTAACTAAATTTAATCTTCTTTTACATGGcctttacaaaaaagaaaacgaaactaTGACTGAGATATTTTATAACGGGACTTGATATTGATTGATTCGAGCGTTTCAGGAGGAAGCAGGAAAACTCAAGTTTGTCTGTTATTCAAATGATGATGTTGATGAGCATATGGTTTGGTaccttattctcttttcctagacacatatactttttttttgctGGATTCATCTTTTAATTATGAATACTCTTGTGCTATCTTTACTTGTTCATTTCTTGTTTGATGGGGTTTGTTACCTCTGTACAAACTCTAGTTATGGTGAAGATTTTAATGTTTGCCTTTGCCTTTGGTTTTTCAGGCTGATAGGATTGAAGAATATATTTGCGAGGCAATTGCCCAACATGCCCAAGGAGTACATAGTTCGACTTGTGATGGATAGGTAATTCTATGAAATCCTTTAGAAGTGCTTACATTAAACAACTTTTTGTATAAAGTGGGCAGAGATTAGATGACAAGAATCCCTCAACTTCTACTATTTGTTTTCCGTTTCGGGTAAGCTGAGAAAACTTCCAGTTCATTGTGAAGGTAACTACTATTACTCTACGGCCTGCATCAATATTAAGAACCAAAATTGGTTTATTAAAGATATAATCATTTAGATTGACAATGTGTCCAGTAATGGAAATTAATCTGCAATCCCCTCACCTATGTATACAATCACCAGAATTGTATATGGATGCATGTAAGCAGAACCCAATGTCCTTATGTGATACCATTTTGGAGAGTTGTGCTTGATAGTTtatgttaatgtcaaaacaTTGAACTACTTCCATGTCCTTGAATACAGACATCTAGGGTgttattgtataattatgatcACTCATGCAACTTGTGGGGAAGGGCccaataccatttttttttcattgttgaatCATTCTCGAAACTCCCCTTATGCTAGCTTAGGTTAGGATTGCTGGTCCCAAGCCCTGATTGAGGGTTGTGGTAGGTTGACAGCCAGCTTAAACCTTGTCATCTTTATGAtatggatcattttgatatggcACAAAAGTGTTCATGTATGTTTTTCAATACAACATGCAGAAGCCACAAATCTGTGATGATTATTAGACGCAATCAGGTGGTTGGTGGTATCACTTATCGTCCATATGTCAGGTTAGGCTCAAATTCGtattattcatgttgttttttactCATTCCAACTTCAAGCGCACTGttgtattattatatattcttaGGTGGAGTAGAACTTACGAGCTTAATTAGGATACTTTCCCTGACTGACTTGGGAAAAGGCGAGGGTCATCTGTTGCTTTTTAGCATTTTGTTTGAACTGCAATCATAATTTTGTAAGATGAATGAATGATTAATTGATCCTGTTAAGTTGGTATAATGAGAAGCAAATGATTGGAGTTTGGTTTTGTCCATGTCACCATAGCGCTCAGcttaaataattgaatatggATTGCATATTTGTATCCTTTCCCTCATGCATCCGTGTAGCAATAACCTATCATTACATGaaagtattttatttcttgttgttGTGATTTCATCTTTGAAACCTCTTTTATCCTAATGCCGCTGGTTACCTTAGTAACACCTTTTTCCTTCCCAACCACAGTCAGAGGTTTGGGGAGATAGCTTTTTGTGCAATCACCGCAGATGAACAAGTAAAAGGTTATGGCACAAGATTGATGAATCACTTAAAGCAGCATGCACGTGATGTTGATGGGTTAACACATTTTCTGACGTATGCTGACAATAATGCTGTTGGTTATTTTATCAAGCAGGTGGGCTTTCTATTTCTGGCATAAGTCTTTTGCTGTGGTGATTTATTGTTTGTTTCAACCTGGACTTGCAATACCCTGTTGATTTATAAGATATGCCCAATATCCtccctgtttattttttgttatgaaagCTGAATCAGTAACAAATACTGTTTAGATAGTAGCTAATTTCTAGTTAAACCTTCTTCTTCAATGGAAATGCAAGATTTGATAGTGTTGGCCCTTGTCTTGAGTTCTGTAACTTtcacaattcatttttttcatgaactgCTTATTTGTTAGATGTTACTATCTAATTGTTCAGTTTGATCTATGGAAGCAGCTGTGTTATAATATGTGTCAATCTCATTCTTGATGTTCTGCACACTTATTACTCGAATGTTACTTCTGATAGTTTTGTTGCCATACCCTTCTGAAATACATCTGTTTCCTTTTTAATGTTGTGTTCCTTTATTGACATGTAGGGTTTCACAAAAGAAATTTACTTGGAGAAAGATCGATGGCAAGGGTATTGTTAATTTACAAAGTCCagtattattaagaaaaatgaaGGGGAAGGGATTGGATAAAGGCAGGGCTTCAAGTATATTTCTGCTTTGTATTATTTTACTGAAATTGTGGTTTGAGAGAGGGGGGGATGTTAAAATGAAGAAGTTTCAAGCTCATCACACAGACTTGTTTTTTCCCCTTTGTTAGCCTTGTTGGGTGTATCCCATCCTTTTAGCTATCACTGTCCCTCTGTTTATGAATTCATTTGAATTCCAGGTATATTAAAGACTATGATGGAGGTATCTTAATGGAATGCAAGATTGATCAAAAACTTCCTTACACTGACTTATCAACCATGATTCGTCGTCAGAGACAGGTGAGATGATAGTCTACTTGGTCAATGTTTTCTTTGTGAAATAATGTAGTTAGATCATAATATTTGGAAGTCAGTACCTGGAACATGAATTACGATAAATGGTCAAACAATCCATTTGAGCAGTATATCTTCTTTTTCTAAATGCTAAGCTTGTTGGGCCTTCTTTGTTTAAAGTAAGCAATCTGACTATGTTGCCTCTGATTCAGAAGCTTCGTCAATTTCTATAATTCATTCCAAAACTTTATAATAAGGACATGTGTCCTGAAGTTACATCTAAAATTGAATTATTGGATCGAGATTACTAGGTGATTTCTTGATACCGTGAAAGCCAGTATGTCTATACTATGCTTCTGAAACGGACGCACTAATTCTAGTAGGAGACCATTTCAATATGTTTTACGTGTAAAGATCACAATCTTTTGCTTCCATTGATCCTGATaggtttttcttatattataatCATATACTTCTTACATCTTAACTTCAAAGATTTTTATCATACGACCTTGAGAAATACTGCCCTGTTTTCTTGTTCCTAAACCAAAGCTTCTCGGGATGTTGAGTGAATACATTTATAGACTGTAATTAGTTGGATTTATCATAGCTGCGCTGCCTATTCTGGAAACTTAGATTTTTCCTGTACATGTCTTTCAAGAGGTTCTTTAATCAAGAACTTGTTGAGTAGAACACCAATAGTATCTTTCTATCATATTGTAGGTTTCTCCCATGTGGCTTCCTGTCAGACTTGCTGTGCTGCCAGTCTGCCATGGACCTTTTAGATCACTACTCCACTCCATATGTATCACCTACAGTACTAATTTCTGTGTGCAAGTTCAGAATTTATTATCCTGATGATTCTCCCTGCACTTTcagtaatctttttttttttatgatgataggCAATTGATGAAAAGATAAGAGAGCTATCCAATTGTCATATAATCTATCCTGGAATTGATTTTCTAAAGGTATGTGCCATCAGCAATCTACTGCTTCTTATCGTATAACTTGATAGGTTCCTTTTCTAGATTGTACGCGATTTCTATCTAGCAGTACAGTTTAGTGATTAAAATTATACCGTGTACTAATTTTCATTCAGAAAGAAGCTGGTATTCCCAAGAAAATCATCAAAGTCGAGGATATTCCTGGCTTGAGTATGTTTTTGAACTTGGCTTATTGActtctta is a genomic window of Populus alba chromosome 5, ASM523922v2, whole genome shotgun sequence containing:
- the LOC118061629 gene encoding histone acetyltransferase GCN5 isoform X2, producing the protein MDTHSHLTAPNRSRSSQSPSPSHSASASVSASATSSIHKRKLAAAAAAYDDHLPPFAPSSLSADTRDGALTSNDDLESISARGADSDSDDAEDSETVLDDEEEDFDNDSSMRTFTTARLETTNAAGSSSRNTKIKMENTNVKIENSDSGKDGGNIETGAVGPAAAGSSGPGILVKEDSVKIFTENLQASGAYSAREESLKREEEAGKLKFVCYSNDDVDEHMVWLIGLKNIFARQLPNMPKEYIVRLVMDRSHKSVMIIRRNQVVGGITYRPYVSQRFGEIAFCAITADEQVKGYGTRLMNHLKQHARDVDGLTHFLTYADNNAVGYFIKQGFTKEIYLEKDRWQGYIKDYDGGILMECKIDQKLPYTDLSTMIRRQRQAIDEKIRELSNCHIIYPGIDFLKKEAGIPKKIIKVEDIPGLREAGWTSDQWGHSRFRTLNSATDSATNQKHLTAFMRSLLKSMHDHVDAWPFKEPVDARDVPDYYDIIKDPMACRTQLKFHSGDHCLVLELIYMGKYSSARSILITSDNWLECLNLCFGIYCII
- the LOC118061629 gene encoding histone acetyltransferase GCN5 isoform X1, with product MDTHSHLTAPNRSRSSQSPSPSHSASASVSASATSSIHKRKLAAAAAAYDDHLPPFAPSSLSADTRDGALTSNDDLESISARGADSDSDDAEDSETVLDDEEEDFDNDSSMRTFTTARLETTNAAGSSSRNTKIKMENTNVKIENSDSGKDGGNIETGAVGPAAAGSSGPGILVKEDSVKIFTENLQASGAYSAREESLKREEEAGKLKFVCYSNDDVDEHMVWLIGLKNIFARQLPNMPKEYIVRLVMDRSHKSVMIIRRNQVVGGITYRPYVSQRFGEIAFCAITADEQVKGYGTRLMNHLKQHARDVDGLTHFLTYADNNAVGYFIKQGFTKEIYLEKDRWQGYIKDYDGGILMECKIDQKLPYTDLSTMIRRQRQAIDEKIRELSNCHIIYPGIDFLKKEAGIPKKIIKVEDIPGLREAGWTSDQWGHSRFRTLNSATDSATNQKHLTAFMRSLLKSMHDHVDAWPFKEPVDARDVPDYYDIIKDPMDLKTMSKRVESEQYYVTLEMFIADVKRMCANARTYNSPDTIYYKCATRLEAHFQSKVQSGIQSGTKILP